Proteins from a genomic interval of Trifolium pratense cultivar HEN17-A07 linkage group LG6, ARS_RC_1.1, whole genome shotgun sequence:
- the LOC123889336 gene encoding probable serine/threonine-protein kinase PBL8, whose translation MGNCGTREESAVVTNAQVQQLHPAAGARNQTSVTGGTTERKNSSLRHHLTDSASDLSDSCSTPRWNNANNNNTLLYTHVIAFTLYELETITKSFRTDYILGEGGFGTVYKGYIDENVRVGLKSLPVAVKVLNKEGLQGHREWLAEVNFLGQLRHPNLVKLIGYCCEDDHRLLVYEFMFRGSLENHLFRKATVPLSWGTRMMIALGAAKGLAFLHNAERPVIYRDFKTSNILLDSDYTAKLSDFGLAKAGPQGDETHVSTRVMGTYGYAAPEYVMTGHLTARSDVYSFGVVLLELLTGRKSVDKTRPGKEQSLVDWARPKLNDKRKLLQIIDPRLENQYSVRAAQKACSLAYYCLSQNPKARPLMSDVVETLEPLQSSSVGADEVSLSGSNSGSGGPFAMNKISDYRMRHKFSNNVGPGATCRSPNPNCPRGAPAALRVR comes from the exons ATGGGCAACTGCGGTACCAGAGAAGAATCCGCCGTAGTCACCAATGCTCAAG ttCAGCAGTTACATCCTGCTGCCGGAGCTAGAAACCAAACCTCCGTCACCGGCGGTACTACTGAGAGAAAAAACTCTAGTCTCCGACATCATCTAACCGATTCCGCTTCGGATCTGAGCGATTCTTGTTCAACACCTCGCTGGAACAACGCTAATAATAACAATACTCTTCTTTATACTCATGTTATAGCTTTCACGCTTTATGAACTCGAAACTATAACGAAGAGTTTTCGTACCGATTATATTTTGGGTGAAGGAGGGTTTGGTACTGTTTATAAAGGCTACATTGATGAAAATGTTAGGGTTGGACTTAAATCGCTTCCTGTTGCTGTTAAAGTTTTGAATAAAGAAGGACTTCAAGGACATCGAGAGTGGCTT GCGGAGGTGAATTTTCTTGGACAGCTTAGGCATCCTAATCTTGTCAAGTTGATTGGTTACTGCTGTGAAGATGATCATAGGCTGCTTGTCTATGAATTCATGTTTCGAGGAAGTCTCGAAAATCATCTATTCCGAA AGGCAACTGTTCCTTTATCATGGGGTACAAGAATGATGATTGCTCTTGGTGCTGCCAAAGGACTTGCCTTTCTCCACAATGCAGAAAGGCCAGTAATATATCGCGACTTCAAGACGTCTAATATATTATTGGACTCT GACTATACAGCCAAGCTTTCTGATTTTGGTTTAGCTAAAGCAGGGCCTCAAGGTGATGAAACCCATGTATCCACCCGAGTTATGGGTACATATGGTTATGCTGCCCCTGAATATGTAATGACAG GCCACCTAACAGCTAGGAGTGATGTATATAGCTTTGGGGTTGTTCTTTTGGAGCTTTTAACGGGACGGAAGTCTGTTGACAAGACCAGACCTGGGAAGGAACAAAGCTTGGTAGATTGGGCACGTCCAAAGCTCAATGACAAAAGAAAGCTCCTACAAATAATCGATCCTAGACTGGAGAATCAGTATTCAGTTAGGGCAGCACAGAAAGCATGCAGCCTGGCTTACTACTGTTTAAGTCAAAATCCGAAAGCGAGGCCACTGATGAGTGATGTAGTTGAGACACTGGAACCCTTACAAAGCTCTAGTGTTGGTGCAGATGAAGTCTCATTATCAGGATCAAATAGTGGGAGTGGCGGTCCTTTTGCTATGAATAAAATATCCGACTACCGGATGCGTCACAAGTTTTCAAACAACGTTGGTCCAGGTGCTACATGTCGGTCTCCAAACCCAAATTGCCCAAGAGGTGCTCCTGCAGCATTGCGTGTCAGATGA
- the LOC123889335 gene encoding 2,3-bisphosphoglycerate-independent phosphoglycerate mutase: MGSSGFSWKLPDHPKLPKGKTIAVIVLDGWGEANPNEYNCIHNAETPTMDSLKKGAPEHWRLVRAHGKAVGLPTEDDMGNSEVGHNALGAGRIFAQGAKLVDLALESGKIFEGDGFNYIKESFETGTLHLIGLLSDGGVHSRLDQVQLLLKGASERGVKRIRLHILTDGRDVLDGSSVGFVETLENDLAKLREKGIDAKIASGGGRMNVTMDRYENDWSVVKRGWDAQVLGEAPFKFTSALEAVKTLRAAPKANDQYLPPFVIVDESGKSVGPIVDGDAVVTFNFRADRMTMLAKALEYEKFDNFDRVRFPKIRYAGMLEYDGELKLPRHYLVSPPEIDRTSGEYLVHNGVRTFACSETVKFGHVTFFWNGNRSGYFNADLEQYVEIPSDSGITFNEQPKMKAVEIAEKAKEAILSGKFDQIRVNLPNGDMVGHTGDIEATIVACKAADEAVKIILDAIQQVGGIYVVTADHGNAEDMVKRDKAGKPLLKDGKVQILTSHTLEPVPIAIGGPGLAPGVRFRNDVPTGGLANVAATVMNLHGFEAPSDYETTLIEVVDK; this comes from the exons atgGGTAGCTCAGGTTTCTCATGGAAATTACCTGATCATCCTAAGCTTCCTAAGGGAAAGACAATTGCTGTTATTGTTTTGGATGGATGGGGTGAGGCTAATCCAAATGAATATAACTGTATCCACAACGCCGAAACACCGACCATGGATTCACTTAAAAAG gGTGCTCCTGAACATTGGAGATTGGTTAGGGCTCATGGTAAAGCTGTAGGACTTCCAACAGAGGATGATATGGGAAATAGTGAAGTTGGTCATAATGCACTCGGTGCCGGTCGCATCTTTGCTCAAGG TGCGAAGCTTGTTGACCTTGCTCTAGAATCTGGAAAGATTTTCGAAGGAGATGGTTTCAATTACATCAAGGAAAGTTTTGAAACTGGCACATTGCATCTCATTGGACTACTGAGTGATGGTGGAGTTCACTCCAGACTTGATCAAGTGCAG TTGTTGCTAAAAGGAGCTAGTGAGCGAGGTGTTAAAAGAATCCGTCTCCATATTCTTACAGATGGTCGTGATGTTTTGGATGGCTCAAGTGTGGGTTTTGTGGAAACCCTTGAAAATGATCTTGCAAAATTGCGTGAGAAAGGTATTGATGCAAAGATTGCATCAGGTGGAGGTCGTATGAATGTCACAATGGATCGTTATGAG AATGACTGGAGTGTTGTGAAACGAGGATGGGATGCTCAAGTTCTTGGTGAAGCACCGTTTAAGTTTACAAGTGCTCTAGAAGCTGTGAAGACACTGAGGGCAGCACCAAAGGCCAATGACCAGTATCTTCCTccttttgttattgttgatgagaGTGGAAAATCTGTTGGTCCAATAGTTGATGGTGATGCTGTTGTTACATTTAACTTCCGGGCAGATCGTATGACTATGCTTGCCAAGGCTCTTGAGTATGAAAAGTTTGACAATTTTGATAGAGTACGCTTCCCTAAAATCCGTTATGCTGGTATGCTTGAATATGATGGTGAATTGAAGCTTCCACGCCATTACCTTGTTTCTCCACCAGAGATTGATAGGACTTCTGGTGAATATTTAGTGCATAATGGCGTTCGCACTTTTGCCTGCAG TGAGACTGTTAAATTTGGCCATGTGACATTTTTCTGGAATGGAAACCGATCTGGATATTTTAATGCGGATTTGGAGCAATATGTTGAGATTCCAAGTGACTCTGGGATTACATTCAACGAACAACCAAAAATGAAGGCAGTGGAGATTGCTGAGAAGGCAAAGGAAGCAATTCTTAGCGGGAAATTTGATCAG ATACGTGTTAACCTACCAAACGGTGACATGGTGGGACACACAGGTGACATTGAAGCAACAATTGTGGCTTGTAAGGCCGCTGATGAAGCTGTTAAG ATTATTCTCGATGCAATTCAGCAAGTAGGTGGAATTTATGTTGTCACTGCTGACCACGGTAATGCAGAAGATATGGTCAAGAGGGACAAGGCTGGAAAACCTCTACTAAAGGATGGAAAAGTTCAGATTCTTACTTCTCATACTCTTGAGCCA GTACCAATTGCGATTGGAGGTCCTGGATTGGCTCCTGGTGTGAGGTTCCGCAATGATGTTCCCACCGGTGGGTTGGCCAACGTAGCTGCAACTGTGATGAATCTTCATGGATTTGAGGCTCCTAGTGACTATGAGACAACTCTCATAGAAGTAGTTGATAAATGA